In Leptolyngbya sp. SIO1E4, one DNA window encodes the following:
- the folB gene encoding dihydroneopterin aldolase, with protein sequence MDTIQISDIRAYGYTGALPEENVLGQWFRVDLTLQMDLTQSGASDVLADTHDYRGAIAAVHHLVQKRPFKLVETLASEIAKAVLQTDERLTEVAIKLTKLTPPIPNFTGSIAVEMVRDRSHLQTPSPEPLSRSLE encoded by the coding sequence ATGGACACGATTCAAATCAGCGATATCCGCGCTTACGGTTACACGGGGGCCTTGCCCGAAGAAAATGTGTTGGGGCAATGGTTCCGGGTGGACCTGACTTTACAAATGGATTTGACCCAGTCTGGGGCTTCCGATGTTTTGGCTGACACCCACGACTATCGGGGCGCGATCGCGGCAGTTCACCATCTTGTTCAAAAGCGCCCCTTCAAACTGGTTGAAACCTTAGCGAGTGAGATTGCCAAAGCCGTTCTTCAAACCGATGAGCGGCTTACAGAAGTTGCTATCAAGCTCACCAAACTCACACCACCAATCCCTAACTTTACCGGCAGTATTGCCGTAGAGATGGTGCGCGATCGTAGCCATTTGCAAACCCCCTCACCAGAACCTTTGTCGAGATCTCTTGAGTGA
- a CDS encoding glutamine synthetase, with amino-acid sequence MTHLEAYVAQPERAELVKQVRAKIDELGIQYIYYQFVSVTGRITGKGVPAAHWESIAERGIQLVYGAMANLFLDRYGNYIGYGPEASELVAIPDPETFCQLPWDKRVARVFCTCFRNREEPEDPGAYLTADCRGNLRRIHAQFQADHGGLHLRHGTEPEMMWLKKGPDGKPDGGATNPYCYHIDQFEQLRPVVLRVIEYCNAMGLDMIQGDHEDAPGQLELNFMFDDALRTSDRLTTYRQICAQVAREFGLIACFMSKPFMGLSANGCHHNLSLWYGGDEQVNGFGFDTLPGMADTFSYRKGGTNTFLPDPDLSKTKPGPIGLQSIGGVIEHLGALTAIGCSTVNSYRRLWDTGLWAPVYADWGFQNRTCGLRVSAPGRFEYRAVDSMVNPYLMAAAVLKAFDDGIKRDLDPGEPEERNLYEAMEAGKQVKKLPMSLGEALTRLEEDEVIRSALPGEMYRIYAWYKRDEWEKFLATTTDWDTETYLDCLP; translated from the coding sequence CTGACCCACCTAGAAGCTTATGTTGCCCAGCCAGAGAGGGCTGAGCTTGTTAAGCAGGTGCGGGCCAAAATTGATGAACTGGGTATTCAATACATCTACTACCAGTTTGTTTCGGTAACGGGACGCATTACGGGCAAGGGGGTGCCTGCAGCTCACTGGGAAAGCATTGCCGAGCGTGGAATTCAGCTCGTATACGGAGCGATGGCGAATCTGTTTTTAGATCGCTATGGCAACTACATTGGCTATGGGCCAGAAGCTTCGGAACTGGTTGCCATTCCTGATCCAGAGACTTTTTGCCAGCTGCCCTGGGATAAGCGGGTGGCACGGGTGTTTTGTACCTGTTTCCGCAATCGAGAAGAACCTGAAGACCCGGGGGCATACCTGACGGCTGACTGCCGGGGCAATCTGCGCCGTATTCATGCCCAGTTTCAGGCAGATCATGGAGGGCTACACCTGCGCCACGGCACTGAACCTGAAATGATGTGGCTCAAAAAAGGCCCGGATGGCAAGCCAGATGGCGGTGCTACTAACCCCTATTGCTATCACATCGACCAGTTTGAGCAGCTGCGCCCGGTGGTGCTAAGGGTCATTGAATATTGCAATGCGATGGGCCTCGACATGATTCAGGGGGATCACGAAGATGCTCCTGGTCAGCTAGAGCTGAATTTTATGTTTGATGATGCGCTGCGAACCAGCGATCGCCTCACCACCTATCGCCAAATTTGCGCCCAGGTAGCCCGCGAATTTGGGCTGATTGCTTGCTTTATGTCTAAGCCGTTTATGGGGCTCTCTGCTAACGGCTGCCACCACAACCTCTCCCTCTGGTATGGGGGCGATGAGCAGGTCAATGGATTTGGGTTCGACACGCTGCCAGGCATGGCCGATACCTTCAGCTATCGCAAGGGGGGCACCAACACGTTTTTGCCCGACCCTGACCTGAGCAAAACCAAGCCTGGCCCCATCGGTCTCCAGTCCATTGGTGGGGTGATTGAGCACCTCGGAGCCCTCACCGCGATCGGCTGCTCTACCGTCAATTCTTACCGTCGCCTGTGGGATACGGGCCTATGGGCACCGGTGTATGCTGATTGGGGTTTTCAGAACCGCACCTGTGGCCTGCGAGTTTCAGCACCCGGGCGATTTGAATACCGTGCTGTAGATTCGATGGTGAACCCTTATCTGATGGCGGCGGCGGTTCTTAAAGCCTTCGATGATGGCATTAAACGTGACCTTGATCCGGGTGAACCGGAGGAGCGCAACCTCTATGAAGCCATGGAGGCTGGCAAGCAAGTGAAGAAGCTGCCAATGTCTTTAGGAGAGGCCTTAACGCGCTTAGAGGAGGATGAGGTGATTAGATCAGCGCTACCGGGGGAAATGTACCGCATCTACGCCTGGTATAAGCGAGATGAATGGGAGAAGTTTTTGGCAACCACAACGGATTGGGATACAGAAACGTATCTAGACTGTTTGCCTTAA
- a CDS encoding phosphoribulokinase: MPSRPIILGIVGDSAAGKTTLTRGIGQILGEDQVTAICTDDYHRYDRHQRKEMGISALHPDCNYLDIIEQHLQLLREGKPILKPIYNHSTGMFDPPEYIKPTKFVIVEGLLGYSTIAARDCYDVMVYLAPPESLRATWKIKRDTRKRGYTDDQVIDQLKQREPDSEAFIRPQRQWADVIVSFYQPDGDEASKDLLLNVKLVLRPTIPHPDFTHILNDQGNHLGDAIRLLLDRDMGKPVDVLAIDGHATQEQVQELERILCNEVPFLGQFCSLEGNEDIGKVVGTTGETLQSYPLALTQLFITYHMLKADKVVKQLEAA; this comes from the coding sequence ATGCCCAGCCGTCCAATCATTCTCGGTATTGTGGGCGATAGTGCAGCCGGCAAAACCACGCTAACTCGCGGAATCGGACAGATTCTTGGAGAAGACCAAGTTACCGCAATTTGTACGGATGATTATCACCGATACGATCGCCATCAGCGCAAAGAAATGGGCATCTCTGCCCTGCACCCAGACTGCAATTATCTAGACATTATTGAACAGCATTTACAGCTGCTGCGGGAAGGCAAACCGATTCTGAAGCCCATCTACAACCACAGCACCGGGATGTTTGATCCCCCTGAATACATTAAGCCTACCAAGTTCGTCATTGTCGAAGGTCTGCTGGGCTATTCCACCATTGCTGCCCGTGATTGCTATGACGTCATGGTATATTTGGCCCCCCCCGAAAGTCTGCGAGCTACCTGGAAAATCAAGCGCGATACTCGCAAACGTGGCTACACCGACGATCAAGTAATCGACCAGCTGAAACAGCGAGAACCTGATTCTGAAGCCTTCATTCGTCCTCAACGCCAATGGGCTGATGTGATTGTGTCTTTCTATCAACCAGACGGTGATGAGGCCTCTAAAGATCTGCTCCTCAACGTGAAGCTGGTGCTGCGTCCAACCATTCCTCACCCTGATTTCACCCACATTCTGAATGATCAGGGCAATCATCTCGGAGATGCGATTCGCTTACTGTTAGACCGAGATATGGGTAAACCTGTGGATGTGTTGGCAATTGATGGCCATGCAACCCAGGAACAAGTACAAGAGCTGGAGCGTATTCTCTGTAACGAAGTTCCCTTCTTGGGGCAGTTTTGCAGCCTAGAAGGCAATGAGGACATTGGCAAAGTCGTGGGCACTACGGGTGAGACGCTGCAAAGCTATCCTCTGGCGCTGACCCAGCTGTTTATTACGTACCATATGCTCAAGGCTGACAAGGTGGTGAAGCAGCTTGAGGCAGCTTAA
- a CDS encoding glutamate-5-semialdehyde dehydrogenase, with the protein MIVSQVAASGVTASSVDLLPIAHRTRQAAQQLATLPTADKDRAIAAIADALVANQEVILAANAADCEAAIADNLAKPLYGRLKLDAVKLEGAIAGVRDVAKLADPVGGVQIHRELDTGLELKRVSAPLGVLGVIFESRPDAVMQISSLAVKSGNGVILKGGKEAVRSCQALVTAIRSGLEQAGINPDAVQLLTTREETRALLALEGYIDLIIPRGSNSFVQFVQDNTRIPVLGHADGICHLYVDEAADIQKAVAIAIDAKVGYPSACNAIETLLVHQAIAPKFLPEVAQALRQRSVELRGDSATQAFVSGMTPATEEDWATEYSDLVLSIKVVESLTEAITHINTYGSRHTDAIATEDSQAAENFRNQVNAAGVYHNCSTRFADGFRYGFGAEVGISTQTMPPRGPVGLEGLVTYKYHLVGNGHVVATYSGAGAKPFTHRDLL; encoded by the coding sequence ATGATCGTATCCCAGGTGGCGGCTTCAGGGGTGACCGCGAGTTCTGTTGACTTATTGCCCATTGCTCACCGGACTCGTCAGGCTGCACAGCAGCTCGCTACCTTGCCAACCGCAGACAAAGACCGGGCGATCGCCGCGATTGCAGATGCCCTGGTGGCGAATCAAGAGGTGATTCTCGCTGCCAATGCTGCTGATTGTGAGGCTGCGATCGCAGACAATTTGGCCAAACCCCTCTACGGTCGCCTCAAGCTGGATGCAGTGAAGCTGGAAGGGGCGATCGCCGGGGTCCGCGATGTGGCCAAATTGGCAGACCCGGTGGGGGGTGTACAAATCCATCGGGAACTCGACACAGGGCTAGAGCTAAAGCGCGTCTCTGCGCCGCTAGGGGTATTGGGCGTCATCTTTGAATCACGCCCTGATGCCGTCATGCAGATCTCTAGCCTGGCGGTGAAATCCGGTAATGGGGTGATTTTGAAGGGGGGCAAAGAAGCTGTCCGTTCTTGTCAGGCCCTGGTTACGGCAATTCGGTCTGGGTTAGAGCAAGCGGGCATCAACCCCGATGCAGTGCAGCTACTAACCACACGGGAAGAAACCCGCGCCCTGTTGGCTCTGGAGGGGTATATCGACCTGATTATTCCCCGAGGCTCCAATTCTTTTGTGCAGTTTGTGCAAGACAACACCCGCATTCCTGTGCTGGGCCATGCGGATGGCATCTGCCATCTGTATGTGGATGAGGCGGCCGATATACAAAAGGCAGTTGCGATCGCGATCGATGCCAAAGTCGGTTACCCGTCTGCCTGCAACGCTATTGAAACGCTGCTGGTGCATCAAGCGATTGCGCCGAAATTCTTGCCGGAAGTGGCTCAGGCCCTTCGTCAGCGCAGCGTCGAGCTTCGAGGAGATAGCGCTACCCAGGCGTTTGTGTCTGGCATGACCCCCGCGACTGAGGAAGATTGGGCCACAGAATACAGCGATCTGGTGCTATCCATCAAGGTGGTGGAGTCCTTAACAGAAGCCATTACCCACATCAATACCTATGGCTCGCGTCACACCGATGCGATCGCCACCGAAGACTCTCAAGCTGCCGAAAATTTCCGCAACCAGGTCAATGCGGCTGGGGTATACCACAACTGCTCAACACGCTTTGCCGATGGATTTCGATATGGGTTTGGGGCTGAGGTAGGCATCAGCACCCAAACGATGCCTCCTCGTGGGCCGGTGGGCTTAGAAGGGCTCGTGACTTACAAATATCATCTGGTTGGGAATGGTCACGTTGTCGCTACCTATTCTGGAGCAGGGGCTAAACCGTTTACTCACCGAGATTTGTTGTAA
- a CDS encoding DUF1517 domain-containing protein, with product MLQKLFSRLKPLFKPLMALALVGVLVLGHADSALAARGGGRIGGGSFRAPSRTYSAPRSYRSPAGGGYYPGGGFGFPFLIPFFGFGGGFGGLFTIILFIGLANFLVRTLRNVGADGESQALENPMVSVAKLQIGLLAEARSLQDDLNRMALSANTASSAGLTQVLQEASLCLLRHPEYWQYATASTQSTRLLSAEQSFNQLVLAERSKLTGETLSNVNSKLQQGATRAELSGKGDLTTTEEPGAYIVATVVVATQGKLDLPKISTTQDVRQALSKLGAVSSDRLLAVEVLWTPQASGETLTSDEMIAEYPNLTLI from the coding sequence ATGCTTCAAAAACTGTTTAGTCGTCTCAAGCCCTTATTTAAGCCCCTCATGGCGCTGGCCCTCGTGGGTGTGCTCGTCTTGGGGCATGCCGATAGTGCCCTCGCAGCGCGGGGGGGTGGTCGTATTGGGGGAGGAAGTTTTCGGGCACCTAGCCGCACCTACTCAGCGCCGCGTTCCTATCGCAGTCCTGCGGGGGGTGGTTACTACCCGGGGGGCGGGTTCGGTTTTCCGTTCCTGATTCCGTTCTTTGGTTTTGGCGGTGGCTTTGGCGGTCTGTTCACCATCATTCTGTTCATTGGCCTGGCCAACTTCCTCGTGCGAACCCTACGGAACGTGGGTGCAGATGGAGAAAGCCAAGCTCTGGAAAACCCGATGGTGTCTGTGGCCAAGCTGCAGATTGGGTTGCTTGCTGAGGCCCGGTCTTTGCAGGACGACTTAAATCGCATGGCGCTATCGGCCAATACCGCTTCATCGGCGGGGCTGACGCAGGTTTTGCAAGAAGCCAGCCTATGTCTGTTGCGCCATCCTGAGTATTGGCAATATGCCACCGCCTCTACTCAATCTACGCGCTTACTCTCAGCAGAACAGTCCTTTAATCAGCTGGTGCTAGCAGAGCGCAGCAAGCTTACGGGGGAAACCTTATCCAACGTCAATAGCAAGCTTCAGCAGGGGGCAACTCGGGCAGAGTTGTCTGGCAAGGGCGACCTAACGACAACTGAGGAGCCTGGAGCCTACATTGTGGCCACGGTGGTAGTGGCTACCCAAGGCAAACTAGATCTGCCTAAAATCTCCACCACTCAAGATGTCCGTCAGGCACTCAGCAAACTAGGGGCCGTATCGAGCGATCGCCTCCTGGCGGTTGAAGTGCTCTGGACACCCCAAGCCTCTGGTGAAACCTTGACGTCAGATGAAATGATCGCTGAGTATCCTAACTTGACGCTGATCTAG
- a CDS encoding alkaline phosphatase, with protein MSGNHVIFIHPDGTSPAHFGMARLVKEGPDGRLNWDTLDEARVYLGHMEDQLTGTSNGGAVTHATGVKVYAESFGFEVVRDENGDPVIDEATGRAVEEELIALSGTNQTIMQEAVAADKATALINSGVIAEPGTAAFAAEVGQADVPEGATGFSAFPRGQFADITRQVVESGVDVILGGGLVNYLPVGTEPPADAVYAESAAQLDAISTESNIRPETNLIELAESLGYTVVYTEDQLQAVAADPSITKVLGIFANEDTFNDTIRTPDGGLRGFDENLAGTDTPPYVPSAPTVGEMLEAAQTILERNPKFENGSLTVLEEEGTDNFGNINSASGMLEGLLRTDEAVGVALDFYERHPNTLIITAADSDAGGLQVDDTGETAGNFGTNPTGLDEFPTFENPGDGQTGVGTEAFVAQPSASGNEYTFDVGWVGTPDFAGAIVAKAHGLNADSLPVTMDNTDIYRAMYETLFEVDLPDREVPEFTPAPEATEDTGNVIFMHPDGNSPSMFGLGRFVQEGPDGRLNYDQMSHSGVYLGHMRDRIVGTSNAGAVTHANGVKTQAASFGLDEFGDPVVSRSGERGMTIMEEAIAAGKSTAVINSGFIAEPGTGAFLAEVESRRDVTAITAQILESGVDVILGGGEIHYLPIGTVGRFGEEGIREDGRNLIEEAEAAGFTVVYTLEELQNVPADTTQLLGIFAAEDTYNDNVEEQNALAGLDNYGQFFPDGTPTNPPTVGEMLEAALPILSEDPDGFFVVMEEEATDNFGNPNNARGALEAVLRADEALGVAMDFIREEDPNTLLITAADSEAGGVQVWQPTPFGPALPDTIDEPLTLPVNPTDVETFQNPVDGTGGRVPPLMTFEAQPSLDGDMGNFVTGWVGTPDFAGSVVAKTYGMNADLLNSTVDNTEIYQIMYQTLFGLDSLPDFQDGTNEGETLVGAESDDVIVAFGGDDTVAGDLNGDSVYGSDGNDILRGDLNSRSSQVGIGGDDIIYGGNGDDRIGGKGGNDMLFGDDGDDQIWGDDGDDLLRGGLGNDTLTGDDASGGQGVDTFVLAVGEGTDTIMDFEVGVDFIGLADGLTFGDLSFNDNSIFAGDEELAVLRGVNTSTLGTEAFVTIG; from the coding sequence ATGTCAGGTAATCACGTTATTTTTATCCACCCTGATGGCACCAGCCCAGCCCACTTTGGGATGGCTCGCTTGGTTAAAGAAGGGCCTGATGGTCGCCTCAATTGGGACACATTAGATGAGGCTCGGGTTTACCTGGGTCATATGGAAGACCAGCTGACAGGTACCTCCAACGGTGGGGCTGTCACCCATGCCACGGGCGTTAAAGTCTATGCAGAATCTTTTGGATTTGAGGTCGTTCGCGATGAGAATGGCGACCCTGTCATTGACGAGGCCACGGGCCGAGCCGTTGAAGAAGAACTGATTGCCCTATCTGGCACAAACCAAACCATCATGCAGGAAGCCGTTGCGGCAGACAAAGCAACGGCGCTGATTAACTCGGGTGTGATTGCGGAACCCGGCACCGCTGCCTTCGCTGCGGAGGTGGGCCAGGCCGATGTTCCTGAAGGCGCTACCGGATTTTCTGCTTTCCCTCGGGGTCAATTTGCAGATATCACCCGCCAGGTTGTAGAGTCTGGCGTTGACGTCATCCTGGGCGGCGGCTTGGTGAACTACCTGCCCGTCGGCACTGAGCCCCCAGCAGATGCCGTCTATGCAGAGTCTGCCGCTCAGCTGGATGCGATTTCTACAGAGTCCAACATTCGCCCTGAAACAAACCTGATTGAGCTGGCAGAGAGCTTGGGCTATACCGTGGTCTACACCGAAGACCAGCTGCAAGCCGTTGCCGCCGACCCCAGCATCACCAAAGTCCTGGGTATCTTTGCCAACGAAGACACCTTTAACGACACCATTCGCACGCCCGACGGTGGCTTACGCGGGTTCGACGAGAACCTGGCCGGAACCGATACCCCTCCCTATGTACCGTCTGCCCCAACTGTGGGCGAAATGCTGGAGGCAGCCCAAACTATCCTGGAGCGTAACCCTAAGTTTGAGAATGGATCTTTAACGGTCTTAGAGGAAGAAGGCACCGATAACTTCGGCAACATCAATAGCGCCTCTGGCATGTTAGAAGGGCTATTGCGCACAGATGAAGCCGTGGGGGTTGCTTTAGATTTCTATGAGCGCCACCCCAATACCCTGATCATCACAGCAGCAGACAGTGATGCAGGGGGGCTACAAGTCGATGACACCGGAGAAACTGCCGGTAACTTCGGCACCAACCCCACCGGCCTGGATGAATTTCCCACCTTTGAGAATCCGGGGGATGGCCAAACTGGTGTGGGCACCGAGGCCTTTGTCGCTCAGCCCTCCGCCAGTGGGAATGAGTACACCTTTGATGTGGGCTGGGTCGGCACCCCTGACTTTGCCGGGGCGATCGTCGCCAAGGCGCATGGTCTTAACGCTGACTCGCTGCCTGTGACGATGGATAACACCGATATCTATCGGGCCATGTATGAAACCCTGTTCGAGGTGGATCTGCCCGATCGCGAGGTCCCTGAATTCACGCCAGCCCCTGAGGCGACTGAAGACACCGGGAACGTCATCTTTATGCACCCCGACGGCAACAGCCCCTCGATGTTTGGCCTGGGTCGCTTTGTGCAGGAAGGTCCTGATGGTCGCCTCAATTACGACCAAATGTCTCACTCTGGGGTGTATCTGGGCCACATGCGCGATCGCATTGTGGGCACCTCCAACGCCGGGGCTGTCACCCATGCCAACGGTGTGAAGACCCAGGCAGCCTCTTTTGGCTTAGATGAGTTCGGGGATCCGGTGGTGTCTCGCTCCGGTGAGCGCGGCATGACCATCATGGAAGAGGCGATCGCCGCTGGCAAGTCTACGGCTGTGATTAACTCCGGCTTCATTGCTGAACCGGGCACAGGTGCCTTTCTTGCCGAAGTCGAAAGCCGTCGAGATGTCACTGCCATCACTGCTCAAATTCTAGAGTCTGGGGTAGACGTCATCCTAGGCGGCGGCGAAATTCACTACTTGCCCATCGGCACCGTCGGTCGCTTTGGGGAAGAAGGTATCCGCGAAGATGGCCGTAACCTGATTGAAGAAGCCGAAGCGGCAGGCTTCACCGTGGTTTACACCCTGGAAGAGCTACAAAACGTTCCTGCAGACACCACCCAATTGCTGGGCATCTTCGCCGCTGAAGACACCTACAACGACAACGTTGAAGAGCAAAATGCCTTAGCGGGTCTAGACAACTATGGCCAGTTCTTCCCCGATGGCACGCCCACAAACCCGCCCACAGTAGGCGAGATGCTGGAGGCAGCACTCCCCATCCTCTCGGAAGATCCCGATGGCTTCTTTGTGGTCATGGAAGAAGAAGCCACCGACAACTTTGGTAACCCCAATAACGCTCGTGGCGCTCTGGAAGCAGTTTTACGGGCAGATGAAGCCTTGGGCGTTGCCATGGACTTCATCCGTGAGGAAGACCCTAACACTCTGCTCATCACAGCGGCTGACAGTGAAGCCGGTGGGGTACAGGTGTGGCAGCCCACGCCCTTCGGCCCTGCCCTACCGGACACCATTGATGAGCCCCTGACCTTACCCGTTAACCCAACGGATGTAGAAACCTTCCAGAACCCGGTTGATGGCACTGGGGGTCGTGTTCCCCCGCTGATGACGTTTGAAGCCCAGCCCAGCTTAGATGGTGACATGGGTAACTTTGTAACGGGCTGGGTCGGCACCCCCGACTTTGCCGGTAGCGTGGTGGCCAAGACCTACGGCATGAACGCTGATCTGCTGAATTCCACGGTGGATAACACCGAGATTTACCAGATCATGTATCAGACCCTCTTCGGTTTAGACTCCCTGCCTGACTTTCAAGACGGCACCAACGAAGGGGAGACCCTGGTCGGGGCTGAATCAGATGACGTCATCGTGGCATTTGGCGGCGACGACACCGTTGCAGGCGACCTCAACGGTGACTCTGTCTATGGCAGTGATGGTAACGACATCCTACGGGGAGACCTCAACAGCCGTAGTTCCCAAGTTGGTATCGGCGGCGACGACATCATTTATGGGGGCAACGGCGACGATCGCATCGGCGGTAAGGGCGGCAACGACATGCTCTTCGGCGACGATGGCGATGACCAAATCTGGGGTGACGATGGCGATGACCTTCTACGCGGCGGCCTAGGGAATGACACCCTGACCGGCGACGATGCCTCCGGTGGCCAAGGGGTTGACACCTTTGTGCTAGCCGTGGGTGAAGGCACCGATACCATCATGGACTTCGAAGTTGGCGTTGATTTCATCGGTTTGGCAGATGGCCTCACCTTTGGCGACCTCAGCTTCAACGACAACAGCATTTTTGCTGGCGATGAAGAACTGGCTGTCCTCAGAGGTGTCAACACCAGCACCCTGGGCACTGAAGCCTTCGTAACGATTGGCTAG
- a CDS encoding DUF433 domain-containing protein: MAHTATDHKYIELDENGVAFIADSTMKVSELITAHLTDGWSPEELHFQYPHISLSKVYSALSYYWDYKESVEAEIQQRLERVETLRRSNPPSRIAQKLREHGAIE; this comes from the coding sequence ATGGCCCATACCGCAACCGACCATAAGTACATTGAACTTGACGAGAACGGAGTTGCTTTCATTGCTGACTCCACAATGAAAGTCAGCGAACTTATCACGGCCCATCTCACCGATGGCTGGAGTCCTGAGGAATTACACTTCCAATATCCTCATATTTCTCTCAGCAAGGTTTATTCTGCGCTGTCTTACTACTGGGATTACAAAGAATCTGTTGAGGCAGAAATTCAGCAGCGTCTTGAACGGGTCGAAACCCTTCGCCGCAGTAATCCGCCCTCTCGCATTGCCCAAAAGTTGAGAGAACATGGTGCGATTGAATGA
- a CDS encoding Txe/YoeB family addiction module toxin, with amino-acid sequence MRFVQGIGDPEPLKFNWPGFGERRINKEHRIIYAVEEDAILIAQYRYHY; translated from the coding sequence ATTCGATTTGTACAAGGAATTGGCGACCCAGAGCCCTTGAAGTTCAACTGGCCAGGATTTGGGGAGAGGAGAATTAATAAAGAGCACAGAATCATTTATGCAGTTGAAGAGGATGCCATTCTGATTGCTCAATATCGATATCATTACTAA
- a CDS encoding Uma2 family endonuclease, which translates to MAAIAQIQARQSPSELPQWYVASWDDYVEWVQTAKADHFRIFFNQGRLFIDMGWEGVDHARFRELLAMLFFAWFSRRMPGQAFDCLGGCILEKPKQRAASPDEVLYIGSDVPRWQSGEPRRVNLRQWRVPDLVCEVGDTTLATDLDEKKQIYTALEIPEYWVIDVQAARLMAFRLSPEGLYQQQMQSGALKGLDMTLVEQAFRRLATESNGTVAQWFAQQLAD; encoded by the coding sequence ATGGCAGCGATCGCCCAAATTCAAGCCCGCCAGTCTCCGAGTGAACTACCCCAGTGGTATGTGGCTAGTTGGGATGACTATGTTGAATGGGTACAAACTGCTAAGGCCGACCATTTCCGCATTTTCTTCAATCAGGGACGGTTATTCATCGATATGGGTTGGGAGGGGGTAGACCACGCTCGCTTTCGAGAATTACTGGCAATGCTCTTTTTTGCCTGGTTCAGCCGTCGGATGCCGGGGCAAGCCTTTGACTGCCTCGGGGGCTGCATTCTAGAAAAACCCAAACAGCGGGCAGCTTCTCCTGATGAGGTTTTGTACATTGGTTCAGACGTGCCACGCTGGCAGTCGGGTGAGCCCCGACGCGTAAATTTACGACAGTGGCGAGTGCCAGATCTCGTGTGTGAAGTGGGAGACACCACCCTGGCCACTGATCTAGATGAGAAAAAGCAAATCTACACTGCGCTAGAAATTCCTGAATATTGGGTAATTGACGTGCAAGCGGCCCGTTTAATGGCGTTTCGACTCTCTCCAGAAGGGCTGTATCAGCAACAGATGCAGTCAGGCGCGCTAAAGGGTTTAGATATGACCCTGGTAGAGCAAGCCTTTAGACGACTGGCAACCGAGTCAAATGGGACCGTGGCCCAGTGGTTTGCCCAGCAGTTGGCCGATTAA
- a CDS encoding 6,7-dimethyl-8-ribityllumazine synthase — protein sequence MAVFEGNFHQGEPFRFALVIGRFNDLVTEKLLAGCQDCLKRHGVDINPQGEQVDYVWVPGSFEIPMVARQLALTRRYNAIICLGAVIRGQTPHFDYVAAEVSKGVAAAGFQTGVPIVFGVLTTDSMQQALERAGIKSNLGWNYAMSALEMASLMSQIQVMPTAETLNSLPSGASTSLPASSSVKTAMSDM from the coding sequence ATGGCTGTTTTTGAAGGGAATTTTCATCAAGGCGAACCCTTTCGGTTCGCCCTGGTTATTGGTCGTTTCAACGACCTCGTCACTGAGAAGCTGTTGGCAGGTTGCCAAGACTGTCTTAAGCGTCACGGGGTTGATATCAACCCCCAAGGTGAGCAGGTAGACTACGTTTGGGTTCCTGGTAGTTTCGAGATTCCGATGGTGGCTCGTCAGCTAGCGTTGACCCGGCGATACAACGCCATCATTTGTTTAGGGGCTGTGATTCGCGGGCAGACGCCTCATTTTGACTATGTGGCTGCCGAGGTTTCTAAAGGCGTTGCCGCTGCCGGGTTTCAAACAGGTGTCCCGATTGTGTTTGGGGTACTCACAACAGATTCTATGCAGCAGGCGCTGGAACGAGCTGGCATCAAGAGCAATCTGGGCTGGAATTATGCCATGAGTGCGCTTGAGATGGCCAGCCTGATGAGTCAGATTCAGGTTATGCCCACGGCGGAGACCCTGAATAGTCTGCCGAGTGGCGCTTCTACCTCGTTGCCAGCCTCGTCATCGGTTAAGACTGCGATGTCTGATATGTAG
- a CDS encoding DUF5615 family PIN-like protein, protein MTIRFYMDENVPRQITTGLRLRGIDILTVQNDGLTGAKDPVVLARATELRRVLFTRDDDFLVIAYHYQQNATLFYGVVYAHPQSSSIGACVHDLELIAQVCTFDDCINQVQYLPF, encoded by the coding sequence ATGACCATCCGTTTTTACATGGATGAAAACGTTCCCCGTCAAATTACGACTGGCCTTCGTTTGAGAGGAATTGATATCTTAACTGTCCAGAATGACGGCCTGACGGGTGCCAAGGATCCTGTAGTGCTTGCTCGTGCAACTGAGCTCCGGCGAGTGCTGTTTACAAGAGATGATGACTTTTTAGTCATTGCCTATCATTATCAACAGAATGCCACTTTATTTTATGGAGTGGTTTATGCTCACCCTCAGAGCAGTAGCATTGGTGCTTGCGTGCATGATCTAGAACTCATCGCCCAAGTTTGTACCTTTGATGACTGTATCAATCAGGTTCAGTACTTACCGTTTTGA